The following proteins come from a genomic window of Lolium rigidum isolate FL_2022 chromosome 5, APGP_CSIRO_Lrig_0.1, whole genome shotgun sequence:
- the LOC124653352 gene encoding uncharacterized protein LOC124653352, translating to MRSWGGRPESFLFASFVAVSCLLLVSGSDQEFHGGTGSRLLHQIKSHEVHCSRERSRAAWKAVDEYLMPFVEKEKYELPSKCRLHPENDMFREQEQHKIHFDINEWRCGFCKKSFRAEKFIDQHFANRHNNLVDNSQGRCLADLCGALHCDLAMEFKKPKSKCNAAAAARNRHLCESLADSCFPINQGHSASRLHEFFLHQFCDAHTCNGRSKPFPKGGRKQTNRFYLALCILTLLLLPLLYLIVFLHQREMKKGDKVFERIAKRAHKKKPS from the exons ATGAGGAGCTGGGGTGGCCGCCCCGAGTCGTTCCTTTTCGCATCGTTCGTCGCCGTCTCTTGCCTTCTCCTCGTGTCCGGATCGGATCAG GAATTCCATGGAGGGACTGGATCCAG attacttcaccaaataaAGTCACACGAGGTGCATTGCTCAAGAGAAAGGAGCCGTGCAGCTTGGAAAGCTGTTGACGAG TATTTGATGCCATTTGTGGAAAAGGAGAAATATGAACTCCCAAGCAAATGCAGGCTTCATCCTGAAAATGACATGTTTCGGGAACAAGAGCAACATAAGATCCATTTTGATATTAACGAGTGGCGCTGTGGCTTCTGCAAGAAATCTTTTCGGGCAGAGAAATTTATCGACCAGCATTTTGCAAACCGGCACAATAATCTGGTCGATAAT AGTCAAGGAAGATGCTTGGCAGATCTTTGTGGAGCACTTCACTGTGATCTGGCTATGGAGTTCAAGAAACCAAAGAGTAAATGTAATGCTGCTGCAGCTGCAAGGAACCGCCATCTTTGTGAG AGCCTTGCAGATAGTTGCTTTCCTATTAATCAAGGGCATTCTGCCAGCCGGCTTCATG AATTTTTCTTGCACCAATTCTGTGATGCTCACACATGCAACGGGCGCTCCAAACCCTTCCCCAAAGGTGGCAGG AAACAAACAAATAGATTCTACCTGGCTCTCTGCATCTTGACGTTGCTGCTTTTGCCACTGCTCTATCTCATAGTATTTTTGCACCAGAG GGAAATGAAGAAAGGAGATAAAGTTTTTGAACGAATTGCAAAACGTGCGCACAAGAAAAAACCATCCTAG